A stretch of the Vitis vinifera cultivar Pinot Noir 40024 chromosome 16, ASM3070453v1 genome encodes the following:
- the LOC100260554 gene encoding stilbene synthase 4-like, which yields MASVEEIRNAQRAKGPATVLAIGTATPDNCLYQSDFADYYFRVTKSEHMTELKKKFNRICDKSMIKKRYIHLTEEMLEEHPNIGAYMAPSLNIRQEIITAEVPKLGKEAALKALKEWGQPKSKITHLVFCTTSGVEMPGADYKLANLLGLEPSVRRVMLYHQGCYAGGTILRTAKDLAENNAGARVLVVCSEITVVTFRGPSETALDSLVGQALFGDGSAAVIIGSDPDISIERPLFQLVSAAQTFIPNSAGAIAGNLREVGLTFQLWPNVPSLISENIEKCLTKAFDPIGISDWNSLFWIAHPGGPAILDAVEAKLSLDKQKLKATRHILSEYGNMSSACVLFILDEMRKKSLKEGKTTTGEGLDWGVLFGFGPGLTIETVVLHSVQMDSN from the exons ATGGCGTCTGTGGAGGAAATTAGAAATGCTCAGCGTGCCAAGGGTCCGGCCACCGTTCTAGCCATTGGCACAGCTACCCCGGACAACTGTCTGTACCAGTCTGATTTCGCCGATTACTATTTTCGGGTCACTAAGAGCGAGCACATGACCGAGCTCAAGAAGAAGTTCAACCGCATCT GTGATAAATCAATGATCAAGAAGCGTTACATTCATTTGACCGAAGAAATGCTTGAGGAGCACCCAAACATTGGTGCTTATATGGCTCCATCTCTTAACATCCGCCAAGAGATTATCACTGCTGAGGTGCCCAAGCTTGGCAAGGAAGCAGCATTGAAGGCCCTTAAAGAGTGGGGTCAGCCTAAATCGAAGATCACCCACCTTGTATTTTGTACCACCTCAGGTGTAGAAATGCCTGGTGCAGATTATAAACTCGCTAATCTTTTAGGCCTCGAACCATCTGTCAGAAGAGTGATGTTGTACCATCAAGGGTGCTATGCAGGTGGAACTATCCTTCGAACTGCCAAGGATCTTGCAGAGAATAATGCAGGAGCACGAGTTCTTGTAGTGTGCTCTGAGATCACTGTTGTTACATTTCGTGGGCCTTCAGAAACTGCTTTAGACTCTTTAGTTGGCCAAGCCCTTTTTGGTGATGGGTCAGCAGCTGTAATCATTGGATCAGATCCCGATATCTCGATTGAACGACCACTCTTCCAGCTTGTTTCAGCAGCACAAACATTTATTCCAAATTCAGCAGGTGCTATTGCAGGCAACTTACGTGAAGTGGGTCTCACCTTTCAATTGTGGCCTAATGTGCCTAGTTTGATATCTGAAAACATAGAGAAGTGTTTGACTAAGGCTTTTGACCCAATTGGTATTAGTGACTGGAATTCCTTATTCTGGATTGCTCACCCAGGCGGCCCAGCTATTCTTGATGCGGTTGAAGCAAAACTCAGTTTAGATAAACAAAAACTCAAAGCAACAAGACATATTCTAAGTGAATATGGGAACATGTCAAGTGCATGTGTCTTGTTTATTTTGgatgaaatgagaaagaaatcGCTCAAGGAAGGAAAGACAACCACAGGTGAAGGATTGGATTGGGGTGTTTTGTTTGGCTTTGGGCCAGGCTTGACCATTGAGACCGTTGTGCTACATAGCGTTCAAATGGATTCAAACTAA